One genomic segment of Komagataella phaffii GS115 chromosome 4, complete sequence includes these proteins:
- a CDS encoding Acetolactate synthase, catalyses the first common step in isoleucine and valine biosynthesis, giving the protein MFAIRTASRRYALSNRAQRSLLQGVRFKSAVATAPTPASAKRPRPAPSFNQSTDPEPLSSNQKQMMDDSFIGLSGGEIFHEMMLRHKVDTVFGYPGGAILPVYDAIYNSSHFKFVLPRHEQGAGHMAEGYARASGKPGVVLVTSGPGATNVITPMADALADGVPLVVFSGQVVTSAIGTDAFQEADVIGISRSCTKWNVMVKDVAELPRRINEAFEIATSGRPGPVLVDLPKDVTAAILKTPIPISSTLPNKTLSRLTEEVASEFTMKNIKEAAHLLNIAKKPILYVGAGILNDENGPGLLRELADKAQIPVTTTIQALGAFDQRDHKSVDMLGMHGSAVANLAMQNADLIIALGARFDDRVTGTISKFAPQARLAAVQHRGGIVHFEISPKNINKVVDATVAVEGDVTKNLNNFIPLVETVSERPEWFKQIDEWKEQYPYAYQLETPGSAIKPQTLIAEISKQCQKQDKEVIVTTGVGQHQMWAAQHWTWTQPRTMITSGGLGTMGFGLPAAIGAQIAKPDAMVIDIDGDASFNMTLMEMSSAVQADAPVKVVVLNNEEQGMVTQWQSLFYEHRYSHTHQTNPDFMKLAEAMGFKGIRVKKQEDLVGKVTEFLEASEPVLMEVFVEKKVPVLPMVPGGKALDEFIYWDPEVEKEQTELRRKRTNGKH; this is encoded by the coding sequence atGTTCGCCATTAGGACGGCAAGCAGACGCTATGCCCTTTCAAATAGAGCCCAACGGTCGCTTTTACAAGGAGTAAGATTCAAATCTGCAGTAGCCACCGCTCCAACCCCGGCTTCTGCTAAGAGACCAAGACCAGCTCCAAGCTTTAATCAATCTACAGACCCTGAACCTTTAAGTAGCAACCAAAAGCAAATGATGGATGATTCATTCATCGGACTATCAGGAGGTGAAATTTTCCACGAGATGATGCTGAGGCATAAAGTGGACACTGTGTTTGGGTACCCAGGTGGAGCTATCTTACCAGTCTACGATGCCATCTACAACTCGTCACATTTTAAGTTCGTTTTGCCACGTCACGAGCAAGGAGCTGGTCATATGGCTGAAGGTTACGCCAGAGCCTCAGGTAAGCCTGGTGTTGTCTTGGTTACGTCTGGCCCTGGTGCTACTAATGTTATTACTCCAATGGCTGATGCCTTAGCTGATGGTGTTCCACTTGTCGTATTCTCAGGTCAGGTCGTAACATCTGCTATTGGTACTGATGCGTTCCAAGAAGCTGATGTTATAGGAATCTCAAGATCCTGTACCAAGTGGAATGTAATGGTGAAAGACGTGGCCGAATTGCCCAGACGTATCAACGAAGCCTTTGAGATTGCCACTTCCGGCCGTCCAGGGCCTGTTCTAGTTGACTTGCCAAAGGATGTCACTGCAGccattttgaaaacaccTATTCCAATTTCATCCACTTTACCAAACAAAACTCTTAGTCGTCTGACAGAGGAGGTTGCCTCCGAGTTCACCATGAAAAACATTAAAGAAGCTGCTCACTTGCTCAACATTGCAAAGAAACCTATTTTGTACGTTGGTGCTGGTATCTTGAACGACGAGAATGGCCCTGGTCTTCTGAGAGAACTCGCTGACAAGGCACAAATCCCAGTCACCACAACTATACAAGCACTGGGTGCTTTCGACCAAAGAGATCACAAATCTGTTGATATGCTTGGTATGCATGGATCAGCTGTTGCTAACCTCGCAATGCAAAACGCTGACTTGATCATTGCTCTTGGAGCTCGTTTTGATGACAGAGTCACAGGCACTATCTCTAAGTTCGCTCCTCAGGCCAGATTAGCTGCTGTTCAACACAGAGGAGGTATCGTCCACTTTGAAATCTCTCCAAAGAACATCAACAAGGTTGTTGATGCCACTGTAGCTGTTGAGGGAGACGTCACCAAGAACTTGAATAACTTCATTCCATTGGTTGAAACCGTCAGCGAAAGACCTGAATGGTTCAAGCAAATTGACGAATGGAAGGAACAGTATCCCTATGCCTACCAACTCGAGACTCCAGGCTCTGCTATTAAGCCCCAAACGCTGATTGCTGAAATATCGAAACAATGTCAGAAACAGGACAAGGAGGTTATTGTGACGACTGGTGTTGGTCAGCATCAAATGTGGGCTGCTCAGCACTGGACTTGGACCCAACCAAGAACTATGATCACTTCAGGTGGTCTAGGAACCATGGGTTTCGGACTTCCAGCTGCTATTGGAGCCCAAATTGCCAAGCCAGACGCCATGGTTATTGACATTGACGGTGACGCATCCTTCAATATGACTTTGATGGAGATGTCCTCCGCTGTTCAAGCGGACGCTCCAGTTAAGGTTGTTGTTTTGAACAATGAAGAACAGGGAATGGTCACCCAATGGCAATCCCTGTTTTACGAGCACAGATATTCTCATACACACCAAACGAATCCAGACTTCATGAAGTTGGCAGAGGCTATGGGATTCAAAGGTATACGTGTCAAGAAACAGGAAGACTTAGTTGGAAAGGTTACTGAGTTCTTAGAAGCTTCTGAACCTGTCCTTATGGAAGTATTTGtggagaagaaggttcCAGTCCTTCCTATGGTTCCAGGAGGAAAAGCTCTAGATGAATTTATCTACTGGGATCCAGAAGTAGAGAAGGAGCAAACCGAGCTGCGTAGAAAGCGTACCAATGGTAAGCACTAA